One window of Triplophysa rosa linkage group LG10, Trosa_1v2, whole genome shotgun sequence genomic DNA carries:
- the LOC130560770 gene encoding zinc finger protein 513-like has protein sequence MPRRKQSNPQPVKLEAGDGVVVGDQENLVLESDFLLGQDLGFGENDYRIVGFERDSDSVAADVGMPMYGFSDEDCSTYNHLGMESDFEDPRDTESEREEIGSYLSCRQCGQLLGDPLTGALDLAGLYCLQCGAEGGDADHQDKPQEEAHPTDDGQGTTNRSRSNGNASKTYSCKLCSFTSRYSNHLKRHMKTHNGEKPYQCQHCTYASAQLVNLQRHVRTHTGEKPYKCEFCTFACNSLGNLKRHQRMHAQEKTLDCNQCDFHATNSHSLKKHMMSHKEEKPTEEEAVVSDLTVHITSDPDFLQSYDTLQTDQHPPTLLDTQESDPLPELLFPFTCRVCGLVLEDDEGAVTQICGKCTLDMLSKSSPASPEKCDKLFSCTSCPFVTQYPNHLARHMKTHSGEKPYKCPQCDYASAHFDNLKRHHRVHTGEKPYKCRACDYACGNLANLKRHERIHSGAKPFQCNVCSYSCNQSMNLKRHMLRHTGEKPFKCQECGYTTGHWDNYKRHQKKHGHAAEGWIKTQLPEKEDEEEEGEM, from the exons ATGCCCAGACGGAAACAGTCCAATCCACAGCCTGTCAAAT TGGAGGCGGGAGATGGAGTTGTGGTGGGCGATCAAGAGAATCTCGTGCTGGAGAGTGATTTTCTCCTCGGACAGGACCTGGGCTTCGGAGAAAATGACTACAGGATCGTCGGTTTTGAGAGAGACTCGG ACTCGGTCGCGGCAGATGTGGGCATGCCGATGTACGGCTTTAGCGACGAGGACTGTTCCACCTACAACCACCTCGGTATGGAGAGCGATTTCGAGGACCCCCGTGACACAGAAAGCGAgcgagaggagatcggctcttaCCTCTCTTGCAGACAGTGCGGCCAGCTCCTCGGCGACCCCCTGACCGGCGCGCTGGATCTCGCAGGCCTGTACTGCCTCCAGTGCGGGGCGGAGGGCGGAGATGCAGACCATCAGGATAAACCTCAAGAGGAGGCCCATCCCACCGATGACGGGCAGGGGACGACGAATCGGAGCCGATCCAACGGAAACGCCAGTAAGACCTACTCCTGCAAACTGTGCAGCTTCACCTCGCGCTACTCCAATCACTTGAAGCGGCACATGAAAACGCACAACGGCGAGAAGCCGTATCAATGCCAGCACTGCACGTACGCCTCCGCCCAGCTGGTGAACCTGCAGAGGCACGTGCGCACCCACACCGGCGAGAAACCCTACAAATGCGAGTTCTGCACGTTCGCCTGCAACTCCTTGGGCAACCTGAAGAGGCACCAGCGCATGCACGCGCAAGAGAAAACGCTGGACTGCAACCAGTGTGACTTTCACGCCACCAACAGCCACTCTTTAAAGAAACACATGATGAGCCACAAGGAGGAGAAACCGACAGAAGAAG AAGCTGTTGTGTCTGATCTCACCGTGCACATCACCAGCGACCCTGACTTCCTCCAGAGCTATGACACCCTGCAGACAGACCAGCATCCCCCCACCCTGCTGGACACCCAAGAGTCCGACCCTCTGCCCGAGCTGCTCTTCCCCTTCACGTGCCGCGTGTGCGGCCTGGTCCTGGAGGACGATGAAGGAGCGGTGACGCAAATCTGCGGCAAATGCACGCTGGACATGCTGTCCAAAAGCTCCCCCGCCAGCCCGGAGAAATGCGACAAGCTGTTCTCCTGCACCTCGTGCCCTTTCGTGACTCAGTACCCCAACCACCTCGCCCGTCACATGAAGACGCACAGCGGCGAGAAGCCCTACAAGTGCCCGCAGTGCGACTACGCCTCCGCCCACTTCGACAACCTCAAGCGGCACCACCGGGTGCACACGGGCGAGAAACCGTACAAATGCCGGGCGTGCGACTACGCCTGCGGCAATCTGGCCAATCTGAAGCGTCACGAGCGCATTCACTCGGGTGCCAAACCGTTCCAGTGTAACGTGTGCAGTTACAGCTGCAACCAGAGCATGAACCTGAAGCGACACATGCTGCGGCACACCGGCGAGAAACCCTTCAAGTGCCAAGAGTGCGGCTACACCACCGGCCACTGGGACAATTACAAACGGCACCAGAAGAAACACGGCCACGCTGCAGAAGGCTGGATCAAGACGCAGCTGCCGGAGAAAGAGGACGAGGAGGAGGAAGGAGAGATGTAG
- the LOC130560439 gene encoding zinc finger protein 513-like yields the protein MPRRKQSNPQPVKLEAGDGVVVGDQENLVLESDFLLGQDLGFGENDYRIVGFERDSDSVAADVGMPMYGFSDEDCSTYNHLGMESDFEDPRDTESEREEIGSYLSCRQCGQLLGDPLTGALDLAGLYCLQCGAEGGDADHQDKPQEEAHPTDDGQGTTNRSRSNGNASKTYSCKLCSFTSRYSNHLKRHMKTHNGEKPYQCQHCTYASAQLVNLQRHVRTHTGEKPYKCEFCTFACNSLGNLKRHQRMHAQEKTLDCNQCDFHATNSHSLKKHMMSHKEEKPTEEEAVVSDLTVHITSDPDFLQSYDTLQTDQHPPTLLDTQESDPLPELLFPFTCRVCGLVLEDDEGAVTQICGKCTLDMLSKSSPASPEKCDKLFSCTSCPFVTQYPNHLARHMKTHSGEKPYKCPQCDYASAHFDNLKRHHRVHTGEKPYKCRACDYACGNLANLKRHERIHSGAKPFQCNVCSYSCNQSMNLKRHMLRHTGEKPFKCQECGYTTGHWDNYKRHQKKHGHAAEGWIKTQLPEKEDEEEEGEMV from the exons ATGCCCAGACGGAAACAGTCCAATCCACAGCCTGTCAAAT TGGAGGCGGGAGATGGAGTTGTGGTGGGCGATCAAGAGAATCTCGTGCTGGAGAGTGATTTTCTCCTCGGACAGGACCTGGGCTTCGGAGAAAATGACTACAGGATCGTCGGTTTTGAGAGAGACTCGG ACTCGGTCGCGGCAGATGTGGGCATGCCGATGTACGGCTTTAGCGACGAGGACTGTTCCACCTACAACCACCTCGGTATGGAGAGCGATTTCGAGGACCCCCGTGACACAGAAAGCGAgcgagaggagatcggctcttaCCTCTCTTGCAGACAGTGCGGCCAGCTCCTCGGCGACCCCCTGACCGGCGCGCTGGATCTCGCAGGCCTGTACTGCCTCCAGTGCGGGGCGGAGGGCGGAGATGCAGACCATCAGGATAAACCTCAAGAGGAGGCCCATCCCACCGATGACGGGCAGGGGACGACGAATCGGAGCCGATCCAACGGAAACGCCAGTAAGACCTACTCCTGCAAACTGTGCAGCTTCACCTCGCGCTACTCCAATCACTTGAAGCGGCACATGAAAACGCACAACGGCGAGAAGCCGTATCAATGCCAGCACTGCACGTACGCCTCCGCCCAGCTGGTGAACCTGCAGAGGCACGTGCGCACCCACACCGGCGAGAAACCCTACAAATGCGAGTTCTGCACGTTCGCCTGCAACTCCTTGGGCAACCTGAAGAGGCACCAGCGCATGCACGCGCAAGAGAAAACGCTGGACTGCAACCAGTGTGACTTTCACGCCACCAACAGCCACTCTTTAAAGAAACACATGATGAGCCACAAGGAGGAGAAACCGACAGAAGAAG AAGCTGTTGTGTCTGATCTCACCGTGCACATCACCAGCGACCCTGACTTCCTCCAGAGCTATGACACCCTGCAGACAGACCAGCATCCCCCCACCCTGCTGGACACCCAAGAGTCCGACCCTCTGCCCGAGCTGCTCTTCCCCTTCACGTGCCGCGTGTGCGGCCTGGTCCTGGAGGACGATGAAGGAGCGGTGACGCAAATCTGCGGCAAATGCACGCTGGACATGCTGTCCAAAAGCTCCCCCGCCAGCCCGGAGAAATGCGACAAGCTGTTCTCCTGCACCTCGTGCCCTTTCGTGACTCAGTACCCCAACCACCTCGCCCGTCACATGAAGACGCACAGCGGCGAGAAGCCCTACAAGTGCCCGCAGTGCGACTACGCCTCCGCCCACTTCGACAACCTCAAGCGGCACCACCGGGTGCACACGGGCGAGAAACCGTACAAATGCCGGGCGTGCGACTACGCCTGCGGCAATCTGGCCAATCTGAAGCGTCACGAGCGCATTCACTCGGGTGCCAAACCGTTCCAGTGTAACGTGTGCAGTTACAGCTGCAACCAGAGCATGAACCTGAAGCGACACATGCTGCGGCACACCGGCGAGAAACCCTTCAAGTGCCAAGAGTGCGGCTACACCACCGGCCACTGGGACAATTACAAACGGCACCAGAAGAAACACGGCCACGCTGCAGAAGGCTGGATCAAGACGCAGCTGCCGGAGAAAGAGGACGAGGAGGAGGAAGGAGAGAT GGTGTAA